The following proteins are encoded in a genomic region of Nicotiana sylvestris chromosome 4, ASM39365v2, whole genome shotgun sequence:
- the LOC138890114 gene encoding uncharacterized protein, which yields MFNAVNSAMEMFKAFMANQNEKRDKIPPQTNRQNNSEPSRVNEFLKLSPQVFHGSIVDEDSMLWMEGVKKALRVMKVFDDKVVELAAYQLRDVAGAWFEMWEKERDEDDGPPTWEEFEEAFMANFIPEEDIAAKATEFEQLTQGNKSVQEYYMEFIRLDKHAPHMVKTEKAKIRRFVGGLAYHIKDTTSAAAVGMTAFSFVVGFAKHLEKYRQQRREEKEHNKKSRTTGRFNGTSSGGGRNSSNKELLAPAQFSHQSGGGSSFRRTQSNGNLSRQNQNFRTSSSHSQSHAEQHSHQQSIFGTCKQQHSGQCKLGFHGCYHCGDIGHIKANCPKLQRKFNGGSTRPSSSSATAVAPPQARGSHNQSGHGAGRGADRVTQGGGQPRLFATLDRQSAEASAEVITGILLVCSHNSYAIMDPGSTFSYVTPYFAINLGLEPEQLSEPFLVSTPVGESVKVTRVYRGCIVLVQGRNTKVDLIELEMVDFDVIMGMDWLSSCYAMLDCHAKIVRFQFPNEEVLEWKGSSASLVGKFISYLKAQRMIGKGCLAYLAHIINPESEPPALQSVPIVREFPEVFPDDLPGLPPERIIDFGIDLMPGTQPISIPPYRMAPAELNELRK from the coding sequence ATGTTCAATGCAGTCAACAGTGCTATGGAGATGTTTAAGGCCTTTATGGCCAACCAGAACGAGAAAAGAGATAAGATTCCACCTCAAACAAATAGGCAGAACAATTCTGAGCCCTCAAGAGTGAATGAATTTCTTAAGTTGAGTCCTCAAGTGTTCCATGGTTCTATAGTTGATGAAGATTCAATGTTATGGATGGAGGGTGTTAAGAAAGCCCTCCGAGTGATGAAAGTATTTGATGACAAAGTTGTGGAGCTGGCTGCTTACCAGCTTAGAGATGTGGCTGGcgcttggtttgagatgtgggaaaaagagagagatgaagatgatggtccacctacttgggaagaatttgaagaggccTTCATGGCTAACTTTATCCCAGAAGAGGATATAGCAGCTAAGGCTACAGAGTTCGAACAACTCACGCAAGGGAATAAAAGTGTACAAGAGTACTACATGGAATTCATAAGGTTAGATAAGCATGCTCCTCACATGGTTAAGACAGAAAAAGCAAAGATTCGCAGGTTTGTTGGCGGTTTGGCTTACCATATTAAGGATACGACATCAGCTGCAGCGGTAGGAATGACAGCTTTCTCATTTGTTGTGGGGTTCGCCAAGCACTTAGAAAAATATAGACAACAAAGGAGAGAAGAGAAAGAGCATAACAAGAAATCCCGGACAACGGGCAGGTTTAATGGTACATCCAGCGGAGGCGGAAGGAATTCCTCTAATAAGGAGTTATTAGCACCAGCTCAGTTCAGTCATCAGTCAGGTGGTGGGTCTTCCTTCAGACGTACTCAGAGTAATGGAAATCTGTCTCGCCAGAATCAGAAttttaggacatcatcctcacatagCCAGAGTCATGCTGAGCAACATTCACACCAGCAAAGTATTTTTGGAACATGTAAGCAGCAACATTCAGGTCAGTGCAAGCTCGGGTTTCATGGTTGCTACCATTGTGGAGACATTGGTCATATAAAGGCCAACTGCCCAAAGTTGCAACGTAAGTTCAATGGTGGATCAACTCGTCCTTCTAGTTCCTCAGCTACTGCAGTTGCACCACCTCAGGCTCGTGGTTCTCATAATCAGTCCGGACATGGAGCAGGCAGAGGTGCAGACCGAGTTACTCAGGGAGGGGGACAACCCCGTTTATTTGCTACACTTGATCGTCAGAGTGCAGAGGCATCTGCagaagttattacaggtatacttttagtctgctcacataattcttatgccataatggatccaggttcaacattttcatatgtgactccatactttgcaattaaccTCGGACTAGAACCTGAACAACTTAGTGAGCCATTCCTAGTATCTACTCCAGTTGGCGAGTCAGTGAAAGTCACCAGAGTCTATAGAGGCTGTATAGTTTTAGTCCAAGGTCGCAACACCAAAGTTGATCTCATAGAattagaaatggtggattttgatgtgatcatgggtatggattggttgtcttcctgctatgccatgttagattgtcatgccaagatagttAGGTTCCAGtttccaaatgaagaagtcttagagtggaagggtagttcagcatcgcttgtaggtaagtttatttcttatcttaaggcacaacgaatgatcggtaaggggtgtctcgcctatttggctcacattattaatccagaatcagaaccaccagcTCTTCAGTCAGTGCCAATTGTTAGAGAATTTCCAGAAGTTTTCCCAGATGACCTTCCCGGACTTCCTCCCGAAAGAATCATAGACTTCGGCATTGATCtcatgccaggcactcagcccatatctataccTCCCTATAGGATGGCTCCAGCAGAACTTAATGAGTTGAGAAAATAG